A single region of the Cucumis melo cultivar AY chromosome 3, USDA_Cmelo_AY_1.0, whole genome shotgun sequence genome encodes:
- the LOC127148683 gene encoding uncharacterized protein LOC127148683: protein MDEQTNDQVQVVRQEVEGLKDQVVKILELLTTRRGKSVAGTLSQVEVDLNQILEDMPAYPPGFTPQRSSTPCVVDRTYPTSFPTQNSNPTIQQIAHVSDPIFTPIMESGKKILEEQDSRRRLEFLEERLHAIEGTDMYGSIDIAQLCLISNMVIPLKFKTPDFEKYNGTMCPKSHLVMYCQKMLTYALTINC, encoded by the coding sequence ATGGATGAGCAAACCAATGATCAAGTTCAAGTAGTTCGTCAAGAAGTTGAAGGATTGAAAGATCAAGTGGTAAAGATCCTGGAATTGCTCACTACTAGAAGAGGAAAGAGTGTTGCGGGGACTTTATCACAAGTGGAAGTAGATCTGAACCAGATACTAGAGGACATGCCTGCATACCCTCCGGGTTTTACTCCTCAAAGGTCGTCTACTCCATGCGTGGTGGATAGGACATATCCTACATCCTTTCCCACACAAAATTCTAACCCGACCATCCAACAGATAGCCCATGTGAGCGATCCAATATTTACCCCAATTATGGAAAGTGGTAAGAAAATTTTAGAAGAGCAAGATAGTAGAAGAAGACTGGAATTTCTAGAAGAAAGATTGCACGCCATTGAAGGTACAGACATGTACGGGAGTATCGACATAGCACAACTATGTTTGATATCAAATATGGTCATCCCTCTCAAATTCAAGACTCCAGATTTTGAGAAGTACAATGGAACCATGTGCCCAAAAAGTCATCTAGTTATGTACTGTCAAAAAATGTTAACTTACGCTCTGACGATAAATTGTTGA